In Phycisphaerae bacterium, the following proteins share a genomic window:
- a CDS encoding M48 family metalloprotease, protein MYFVIIMAFALVLSDNLPPEACNLFRSYPFHSPTAIWGTLAIVLGQIVLVGCYAGIQRRRTSRHFDGTPFGHDAAVDAYGRFQDSLLFVLAGFLVLSIVCTPWVQIVRVLWGLGRFALVGDLVILAPLFASLTVVWIIGYGVELRLRAEAAIADQSRGHSGEAAPMHETPIAHESAAASKSPSDAVIALRDSALSRSTPRIGLPAHLSDKFRHQVLILAAPMCIILVAKFLIHEYGPRLVTLPPDALMRDIILNSALGLVSVLVLVVSPWLLRYTWSTEPLPNGPLRDRFEKICKRIGLRYREILLWHTHGATVNAAVMGFVAPLRFILVSDALLESMDDEEIEAVFAHEAGHVQHWHLPFFGVFTVVSMYVAGGVMHLLFWIDHLMGERVEIDNAMLQLSALTSLLLMWLFGFAWLSRKFERQADLYGVRCITPDIESCVPACPVHGKVARRGICVAAANLFGRTLARIADLNGIPRDAPSWRHGSIESRCRLIETFVADEGALRQFDRKILRIKIGLVVCAVVGSVIAVAIYHGPVMAALARMNARGISPGGL, encoded by the coding sequence ATGTACTTTGTCATTATTATGGCGTTTGCTCTGGTCCTCAGCGACAACCTGCCGCCCGAGGCCTGTAACCTCTTTCGAAGTTACCCGTTTCACTCTCCGACCGCGATCTGGGGCACCCTTGCAATCGTTCTGGGACAGATCGTGCTGGTCGGTTGCTATGCCGGCATTCAGCGGCGACGCACATCAAGGCATTTCGATGGAACGCCATTCGGGCATGATGCAGCCGTCGACGCATATGGCCGATTTCAGGATTCGCTGCTTTTCGTGCTCGCGGGGTTTCTGGTCCTCTCGATTGTCTGCACCCCGTGGGTCCAGATCGTCCGCGTGCTGTGGGGACTCGGCCGATTCGCCCTGGTCGGCGATCTGGTCATCCTTGCGCCATTGTTCGCGTCGCTGACCGTAGTCTGGATCATTGGTTACGGCGTTGAATTGCGGTTACGGGCTGAAGCGGCCATCGCGGATCAATCCCGCGGTCATTCCGGCGAGGCCGCGCCGATGCATGAGACGCCGATTGCGCACGAATCCGCCGCCGCGTCGAAATCGCCAAGTGATGCGGTTATTGCGCTGCGCGATTCGGCGCTCTCAAGATCCACGCCGCGCATCGGACTGCCTGCCCACCTGTCGGACAAGTTCCGCCATCAGGTTCTGATACTCGCCGCGCCCATGTGCATCATCCTTGTTGCGAAGTTTCTCATTCATGAATACGGCCCGCGGCTTGTAACACTTCCACCCGATGCGCTCATGCGGGACATCATTCTGAACAGCGCGCTGGGCCTGGTATCCGTGCTGGTGTTGGTGGTTTCGCCCTGGCTGCTTCGATACACCTGGTCGACGGAACCACTGCCGAACGGGCCGCTTCGCGATCGCTTCGAGAAAATATGCAAACGCATCGGCCTTCGCTACCGGGAGATTCTGCTTTGGCATACCCATGGCGCGACCGTCAATGCCGCCGTCATGGGCTTTGTTGCACCGCTTCGTTTTATCCTGGTCTCCGATGCACTGCTCGAATCCATGGACGATGAAGAGATCGAGGCCGTCTTCGCCCACGAGGCCGGGCACGTTCAGCACTGGCACCTGCCGTTCTTCGGTGTATTCACGGTCGTATCGATGTATGTCGCCGGCGGTGTCATGCACCTGTTATTCTGGATCGACCATCTCATGGGCGAGCGCGTTGAAATCGACAACGCCATGCTCCAATTGTCCGCGCTGACTTCGCTGCTTCTGATGTGGCTCTTCGGGTTTGCCTGGCTCTCTCGGAAGTTTGAACGGCAGGCCGATCTCTACGGAGTCCGCTGCATCACGCCCGACATTGAGAGCTGTGTGCCGGCTTGTCCGGTTCACGGCAAAGTCGCCCGCAGGGGAATTTGCGTCGCCGCCGCCAACCTCTTCGGCCGCACGCTCGCACGCATCGCCGATCTGAACGGGATCCCGCGTGACGCGCCGAGCTGGCGCCACGGCAGCATCGAGTCCCGATGCCGATTGATCGAAACATTCGTCGCGGATGAGGGCGCCCTCCGGCAATTTGACCGCAAGATCCTGCGCATCAAGATCGGCCTCGTCGTTTGTGCGGTCGTCGGCAGTGTCATCGCCGTGGCAATCTACCACGGCCCGGTGATGGCGGCGCTCGCCAGAATGAACGCACGCGGGATCAGTCCCGGCGGGCTGTAG